From the Pocillopora verrucosa isolate sample1 chromosome 11, ASM3666991v2, whole genome shotgun sequence genome, the window CATGGCGCCATGATGTAGATACCTATCTAAGACCGGAAATGTAAGCCTGAGAAACTCTTTACGTGGCAAAATTACAATATCAGTTTAGTTGTTAAAACCAACTTATCTCACCTTCTTTTCATCTCTTTTGTCAGCTTTTCTTGCAAACACTGTTGTGATAACATACGTCAGGAAAAAAACACCAACGGCGACAATTACTCCGACATTTCCAGTCTCGCCGAGGCTGGCAAATCCCAGAAATGCCGAGTCAAATTCAATGGTGTTGGGCGGAGGAAAAAGCTCTCCTCCAAATGAGGTCAGGTGGTTGCAGAAACATTGCAAGACTTCGTCAGTCGAGTTTGGACCAGGCtgtgaaaaagataaagaaagaagTGTAACTCATCAGTAAGTTTCTTAATTACTGCGTCTCATGATACATGAAATACGTAAAAGGCTTCTGAAGTAATATTCAGTAGTTAAATGTATGTGGGTAAATATGATTCGAttaagaagatgaaaaagacaATTGGAAAagataaaggaaagaaaacagacaaaatcAGCTACTGGATAAAGGATCTCACGGATGTTCTTACAATTCTGGCTGTGAATAAAAGAGAACCAATTACTACTTATCCCAAATTTATCTCCTTCTGCGTCACTTATAAAAATTTGCTCTTGAGTCAAACAATCGTTAAGCTGCAAcgtttgtgaaaaaaaatcccCTGCGTAGTTCAAAACGGTGTTTGGTATGGTTCTATCAAAAACctatacatttctttacctTGCACCCTCTTGTGCTCCATTCGTCTTTCAGTTCATCCCAAAAGAGGCACGTGTAAAACCTAACGTCAAATGTATACAAAGTGGAAACATCTATATCACGAACAGGTATTTCAATGAGCTCCATTTTTACCCCAACTTTCGGCGGAGGAGGCTTCTCGTCGACTTTTATGCAAAGTCTTTTAGCCTTGACATCTGATTCTGGGTCGTTCTCTTTTTGCAAGAGTGACCTTCGTTTGCGGCGACGTTTATCGTGCTCGTAATCATCGGGTTCGTGATCATCGTTTTTGTGACCATTGTGTTCGTGATCATCGTTTTTGTGACCATCGTGTTCGTGATCATCGCTGTTCTCTTCCATCCACTTCTGCCAACGCCTAAGGAGATACCTTACAACATCTTTGCATTTTACGCCATTGTACCACCGGCAATCATTTAGCTCTAATGTTGCGTTATAGTACTTACTCATCTGCTCGACGACGGATTCCTCAAGAAACTCTTccacctcttttttttttgtcatattcaaTGACAAGTGCCACCACTTTTGAACCGTATAATTACcagaattttgaaaatttgtgtgGTTGACAATGGGAGTTATATAAGGCCTAATACCAACGTACCACTTGCCCAGTTTTGCAAACGAATCATTGAAGAAAACTTTAAACGGATCCTTAAGACACCTTCCATAAGTATCATAAAACAGTTTACGAGGCGTGAAAAGGATCTCCCGGCACTCCTGGTAGCGTTGTAATTCCAGTGCATAGCAAGATAACACGTTAACAGAGTTCTTACAAAGCAGAGTATCGTTTGGGCACTTTGTAAAGTTTGTGAAATTTCTACACGTCTCAGCACTTTCCTCGATCGTCTTGTTAAAAAGGAAGTACACATTAGGAATTTCATCGCATGAACAGTTAAAGTACGTAAGGTTCTCATATTTGCAGATATCAGGACATTTGAGCGCGTCTCCGTCGTTTTCAGAAGATGCAGGCGTGGGAACGGATTCATTCTTGGGACCACAAGTTTTGGGTTGGCCAGGTTTGGTAAAATTGGCATCATGATAAGTAGATGACACATTAACCTTTCCTAAGCACTGCATAAACTCAGATAAAACTGTGCAATTTTCATCCCCTGGTGGTAAACACGAGGTAAAATCAGGCAAGATGATTTTATAATCAAAGTGCGTGTCATTTGGTCTTTTTCGATGCCTCAAAAATACCTCCAAGCGTGACTCGTTGAACGGTTCTATTCGAAGAGAAAACGCCGTGTCTTTATGTTCAACTCGAAAAGTATGGTAAGCCATGGTGCCATTCACAGGATTAACAAAGTGAACTGGTATGTTTTGACTGAGACTTTTCGCAGGGATATTAATCTCAATGTCTGACCCAGAGTTCTGAACTGGTATCAGATTTCCATGTTCATCCAGGAAAGAAAGGCTGACCACAGGTGTTCCTGGTTTGAGGGTATCATTCTTCCGCCATATGAAAGGATCCAAATCTGAGAATTGCACCTaaggcaaaatgaaattttgagaCGATAAAAATCAGCATGGCCGCGCATGATCAATGCGTCGTTTTTAAATCATTTCGAGCAGCATGCAGAACGTCCCCGGATACTTTCAAAGGAACAAACAAGATCTTCCTGTTATCAGAGCTAATTGGTCGGAAGGGTGCGTACCTGTTGAAGTCTTTTGATaatcatttgctctgacgaagggctgacgctcgaaacgtcagctttcaaaattatcccaatgccaatttacgttatcaatttaGTTGACAATACTGAATTACCCTACTGATAACAGTCCCTTAGGGAGGCGACCTGTAAATCAAGCATTCAATTATAAGTGACGTTACAccaattcttgaaaaaaaaaatcacaaaggaGGACTGtcatctataaaaaaaaaactggtacATTCGTACTGACTTCACCTTAAGGTGTGGGTAGGCGTCAGTGCATAACCAGGAGGCCCGGACCAGTGTGAGGGATACCTACGATAGACTAACATCCACCCAAGCACAAAGCTTGTGAGATTACTTAACCTTCAGGTCACGTATTGTTTCAGCTTACATTTCGATCAATGATTTTCGACTTTGAGCCATTGCCCAACGAGAGGTTCGATGGAAGAGAAAATGAGCCCCCTCTGACTTCCAAACTCCGTGGTAGGGCTTCACTAGCTCCCTGACGGTACAACTGCATAGAAACGCGTGGACTGTCAAAGAGGGCAGGTGTCTCGCCGGGAAGCAAACGGTCAAGAAAAACCTTGGCCAGAGTGTCTGTTAAGTTCCAGGCCTTCTTGGCCATGTCTCCAAACTGAAAAGttagaaaacaaaagttaaaacaaattatcagAAACTTCACTctctaaaattttgtttacgaTGGGTAGTTTGTCATGATGCTAATGTTGCCTGTGATCGCAAGAGACCCGCATTGTTTGCTTTGAAAAGAATTGCAatccaaaaaaaggaaaaaatacttttaagcGTCGAAGCACTAACATTGGTGTGGACACTACCAATTAAAAAGAACCGCTTAAAACAAGTGCATACTTGAAAAGTTACTTTTCGAATGAGTTCAGCGAATTTATATAAATTTATAGTAAAAACGGTTCTCCTTCAACATTCAGTAGAAGCAAATAGCCTAGGGCTGTATGATTCTGATCGTAGCTTATGGTAACTGACATTTTGTTTTATGGTGCTCTGACCTGTGAACCATTCGCAGTTCCGCTGGACAAAACTGCTCCTCCTAACAAGCTCCCTGCCACCAACACGATTTGTTTTCCAGCATTATCGACTGCATCTCTAGACTCCGTGTTGTTTTTTTCCCGGGACAAGACGGACATCATGTTCTCGCACGCTCCTAAGGCTTGGAGCTGATGAGAGAGTTGTTTATTTGGGTTTAATGTTCGTCTTTCATAATGTTGTTGAATTCTTAGGCTAAGGAGAAAAGCAGGATTagcttgaaaacaaaacagactcTTCTACAAAACGGCAACCGAAGTTAGTAGTTTATCAGTAAAAACTTAACAAACTTTCCGAGTCTTGTAACCAGAGACAGGTATCACACATACTTCCTGCAAGATAGAAACCATCACGCCTTTCTTGTTCGAGGGGTCGGTCAGGACAGCTAGGATGTACTATCCATGATCAGCCCCGACCAAAGGAGGCCGATTTTGATTATCATTATCTGATAAGTTCCTCCGTTCTCGCCACATGCTTGTTCAATTATGTTATGTGTAAATCACTACTTGGAGACAAAAGTTTTGCTTACCCCTGATGATGGAGAAATGGCACCTTCTTCCTTTGTAGCCTCGACCAGTACACTGGCTATCTGATTTACGCTTGAAGTGTCATTCACTGGTAACTTTGTTATACTATTAATAATGTTATCACGTATctgtcaatgaaaaaaaaaatgtcaccaAAAGAGGAATAGGCTTAGAGACTACATTGCTGAAGtaacaaattgaattaaaatatcaataatgaaataaaattaaaagtttgaCCCGCGGACATTAAGATACCCTCAGTTGAGCTGCAACATAATCAATTTATTGGGTGTTACAGggaaaagcctgaaaaaaaataattgggTTAacaagggaattttttttttccaacttagTTACGGAGCCACATAGTGGAAAGGTTTGTGATATTGGGTAAAAAGAGTTGCAGTAAGAGCGAAGTTTCTATTCCGAGAACACACAACAGTAGCTCGGTCAGGGTTAAACTTCGGATCCCTTGATGCGTGGTTTGGCGTATTATCACCAATTCGGCCACTGTATCTTTCATAAAGTCATAAAGTAACAAGTTTTATCTTACCGCTGGAGTGTTGGTTGTAGCATTGATTCGCGCCAGTGCGTTGACAGCACTCAGAATGCCAATACTAAGCTGTACCGCGCTTTGTTCTTTTCCCTTATGGACGATGTCTTCAAGCTCGCTGTTTTCACCTGTTAAACTTGATGCACTAGAATCGAATTCCTCTTTCGATGGCTTGTATACCTGCAAAAATGTTCAAGTCTTGACTCTTATCTTGAAGTGTGAATCGAAAGAAGTATTTGACAAAGGATAAAACTTACTAGAACTCAGCTCTATATTATCTGAACGCACGTTCATTTCTATTGCGAATTAATTTACAACTTTTTCAGCTTCAACTACAGCGAAATCAGTAAATGACAATAGTTCCTTTTTCCGTTTCACCGTAATTATGCTTGCAGTGCTCTCTAATGTTTGTATctgttcttttgatttttgtcttatttttgcGCTATCTTAAAGCGCACCCCTCGATTAAGTGTCCTTCCTAAAATAAGCGCTCCTCCTTTTagcagaaattttaaataagtgcCCGGGCGCTTACTCGAGAAA encodes:
- the LOC136284209 gene encoding uncharacterized protein, which gives rise to MDGSDTYDPDFFAEKGNYTGMNFTWICYASGENLDITDPSALPVVYPNGSSSTADGSGGCFNKGPGRLPFNDSSFKVTFNNSLMVRGFTYYMILRVEKRQRFDYYKQKVAVAEAPPPFNISCMANCKRNAVINLRLELYAVCVGPASKCAQSLTYNWFMYEKDKDGGGEWKKTPGFYQALITSSTSRKIFLMENFLQKEMFYQIRFRTVTAYRGEGYSYYDFHTNSPPKSGTCETDKSEGKAALETFHLQCNDWYDTDLPLTYQVNIPKEDGTYIILASGTNNSLPLRLPVGNESDGNRLQLEVVIIDSLLAFAKANITVFVYKPSKEEFDSSASSLTGENSELEDIVHKGKEQSAVQLSIGILSAVNALARINATTNTPAIRDNIINSITKLPVNDTSSVNQIASVLVEATKEEGAISPSSGLQALGACENMMSVLSREKNNTESRDAVDNAGKQIVLVAGSLLGGAVLSSGTANGSQFGDMAKKAWNLTDTLAKVFLDRLLPGETPALFDSPRVSMQLYRQGASEALPRSLEVRGGSFSLPSNLSLGNGSKSKIIDRNVQFSDLDPFIWRKNDTLKPGTPVVSLSFLDEHGNLIPVQNSGSDIEINIPAKSLSQNIPVHFVNPVNGTMAYHTFRVEHKDTAFSLRIEPFNESRLEVFLRHRKRPNDTHFDYKIILPDFTSCLPPGDENCTVLSEFMQCLGKVNVSSTYHDANFTKPGQPKTCGPKNESVPTPASSENDGDALKCPDICKYENLTYFNCSCDEIPNVYFLFNKTIEESAETCRNFTNFTKCPNDTLLCKNSVNVLSCYALELQRYQECREILFTPRKLFYDTYGRCLKDPFKVFFNDSFAKLGKWYVGIRPYITPIVNHTNFQNSGNYTVQKWWHLSLNMTKKKEVEEFLEESVVEQMSKYYNATLELNDCRWYNGVKCKDVVRYLLRRWQKWMEENSDDHEHDGHKNDDHEHNGHKNDDHEPDDYEHDKRRRKRRSLLQKENDPESDVKAKRLCIKVDEKPPPPKVGVKMELIEIPVRDIDVSTLYTFDVRFYTCLFWDELKDEWSTRGCKPGPNSTDEVLQCFCNHLTSFGGELFPPPNTIEFDSAFLGFASLGETGNVGVIVAVGVFFLTYVITTVFARKADKRDEKKLSVSIPVRTTFPGTHVYEIAVYTGVFGSSGTTANVSMMINAENGETEILPLLDMNGSKNPFPRGSVSSFVVKLPRVLGRLNYVRLWHDNSGASPSWNLHQVVVRHVATDQKWFFMCNRWLAVEKDDGQIERVLFVANRKQLSGFHNLFYTRASKDIGDGHIWFSVYTKPPNSSFTRVQRLTCCISLLFSSMFANAMFYEYGLKQQGLQIT